Proteins found in one Herbiconiux sp. A18JL235 genomic segment:
- a CDS encoding MBL fold metallo-hydrolase, producing the protein MRLTKFEHAALLLEQSGRKLFVDPGSFTTPITDAANTVAVVITHEHPDHWTPDQLRRILEASPDAMLYGPEGVVRAASDFAVTRVDPGDTVEVAPFSLRFFGGRHAVIHSSIPVIDNVGVLVNDTLYYPGDSWAVPEGVEVDTLAVPAGAPWMKIAEAMDYVLEVKPKRAFGTHEMVLSVAGKSMAADRLAWATAEGGGEYVNLQPGDSLDL; encoded by the coding sequence ATGAGACTCACGAAATTCGAGCACGCCGCACTCCTCCTCGAGCAGTCGGGCAGAAAGCTCTTCGTCGATCCCGGCTCGTTCACCACCCCCATCACCGATGCCGCGAACACCGTCGCCGTCGTCATCACCCACGAGCACCCCGACCACTGGACCCCCGACCAGCTGCGTCGCATCCTCGAGGCCTCCCCCGACGCGATGCTGTACGGGCCGGAGGGTGTGGTGCGGGCCGCCTCGGACTTCGCCGTCACCCGCGTCGATCCGGGTGACACGGTGGAGGTCGCGCCGTTCTCGTTGCGCTTCTTCGGCGGCCGGCACGCCGTCATCCACTCCTCGATCCCGGTGATCGACAACGTCGGCGTGCTCGTGAACGACACGCTCTACTATCCGGGCGACTCCTGGGCCGTGCCCGAGGGGGTCGAGGTCGACACGCTGGCCGTGCCGGCGGGGGCTCCGTGGATGAAGATCGCCGAGGCGATGGACTACGTGCTCGAGGTGAAACCGAAGCGCGCTTTCGGCACCCACGAGATGGTGCTCTCGGTAGCCGGCAAGTCGATGGCCGCCGACCGCCTGGCCTGGGCCACCGCGGAGGGCGGCGGCGAGTACGTCAACCTGCAGCCGGGCGATTCGCTCGACCTGTAG
- a CDS encoding diacylglycerol kinase family protein — translation MGSPPKRIVVAINPNASFGATRHVGPAVVAALRAGGHEVVPLSAPDFDGLVRIAREAVSDRARPADALVVVGGDGMVNLGVNLVAGTPVPLGIIPAGTGNDFAGAVGVPTGDMDAAIAHLLATLDTGPRTVDAARVSGEALAEPRWFAGVLSAGFDARVNERANGMRFPKGASRYVLALVAELITLKSRRYRLEIDGETVEVDSCLLAVANNTTIGGGMRIAPDAELDDGLLDVFIVKPVSRLRFIRLFPKVFSGTHVGLPVVEFRRGRTVSVAADEIVGYADGERFGELPLLVELVPGALRVLA, via the coding sequence ATGGGCTCCCCTCCGAAGCGGATCGTCGTCGCGATCAACCCGAACGCGTCATTCGGCGCCACCCGCCACGTCGGGCCGGCGGTGGTGGCGGCGCTGCGAGCGGGCGGTCACGAGGTCGTGCCGCTCAGCGCCCCCGACTTCGACGGCCTGGTGCGCATCGCGCGCGAAGCGGTCTCCGACCGGGCGCGACCCGCCGACGCACTCGTGGTGGTGGGCGGTGACGGCATGGTGAACCTCGGCGTCAACCTCGTGGCGGGCACCCCGGTTCCGCTCGGCATCATCCCCGCCGGAACCGGCAACGACTTCGCGGGAGCGGTGGGGGTGCCGACGGGAGACATGGATGCGGCGATCGCCCATCTGCTCGCCACCCTCGACACCGGCCCCCGCACCGTCGACGCGGCCAGGGTCTCGGGCGAGGCGCTCGCCGAACCGCGCTGGTTCGCGGGGGTGCTCTCGGCGGGGTTCGACGCCCGCGTCAACGAACGCGCCAACGGGATGCGCTTCCCGAAAGGCGCCTCCCGCTACGTGCTCGCGCTCGTCGCCGAGCTCATCACCCTGAAATCGCGCCGCTACCGGCTCGAGATCGACGGCGAGACCGTCGAGGTCGACTCGTGCCTGCTCGCGGTGGCGAACAACACCACCATCGGCGGCGGCATGCGCATCGCCCCCGACGCCGAGCTCGACGACGGCCTGCTCGACGTCTTCATCGTGAAGCCGGTGTCGAGGCTGCGATTCATCAGGCTGTTCCCCAAAGTGTTCTCGGGAACCCATGTCGGTCTTCCCGTTGTGGAGTTCCGCCGAGGTCGTACGGTCTCGGTCGCTGCCGACGAGATCGTCGGGTACGCCGACGGCGAGCGGTTCGGCGAGCTTCCCCTGCTGGTCGAACTCGTGCCGGGCGCGTTGCGCGTGCTGGCCTGA
- a CDS encoding phytoene desaturase family protein — MGTDAVDVAVVGSGPNGLAAAVTMARAGLSVRVYEAAATPGGGARTAELTLPGHLHDVCSAVHPMALTSPFFTAFGLRERLEFGIPEISYAHVLSGGRAALAYQELERTAEGLGVDGPAWQRLVGPLVARLDAVVESALSPIVSVPKHPVAMAQLGLAVLASTRSLSAGFRTEKAAALLAGASAHAIQPVSSFGGRSAGVLLSALAHGSGGWPLPIGGSRAIVGALLADLEAHGGEVVTDARIRSLRELPPARAVLLDVTPRALLGMTGDVLPARYRRALERFRYGDAASKVDFVLDGPVPWANPEVARSGTVHLGGSAVEIDRAERLVAAGRHPERPYVLVAQPGVVDRGRAPAGHEVLWAYTHVPRGSQRDMTEVVTARIEEYAPGFRDRVVASAAITARGYESYDANYPGGDISSGTASFAQLLARPVLSPTPWRTPLSGVYLCSSSTSPGPGVHGMAGYGAARAALRDVFGVAEAPRLGPAGAPPPRSTGRANRPAAG; from the coding sequence ATGGGCACGGATGCGGTCGACGTCGCGGTGGTGGGCAGCGGGCCGAACGGTCTCGCCGCCGCCGTGACGATGGCGCGGGCCGGCCTGTCGGTGCGGGTGTACGAAGCCGCGGCGACCCCGGGCGGCGGCGCGCGCACGGCCGAGCTCACCCTCCCGGGACACCTGCACGACGTGTGCTCGGCGGTGCACCCGATGGCGCTGACCTCCCCGTTCTTCACCGCGTTCGGGCTGCGCGAGCGGCTGGAGTTCGGAATCCCCGAGATCTCCTACGCCCACGTGCTGAGCGGCGGCAGGGCAGCGCTGGCCTACCAGGAGCTCGAGCGCACCGCCGAGGGTCTGGGCGTCGACGGACCTGCCTGGCAGCGCCTCGTCGGGCCTCTCGTGGCCAGACTCGACGCCGTGGTCGAGAGCGCGCTGTCGCCGATCGTCTCGGTGCCGAAGCATCCGGTCGCGATGGCGCAGCTCGGCCTCGCCGTGCTCGCCTCCACCCGGTCGCTGTCGGCGGGATTCCGCACCGAGAAGGCAGCGGCGCTCCTCGCCGGGGCGAGCGCTCACGCCATCCAGCCGGTGAGCTCCTTCGGCGGCCGCAGCGCGGGTGTGCTGCTCAGTGCCCTCGCCCACGGCAGCGGGGGCTGGCCGCTGCCGATCGGCGGGTCGCGAGCGATCGTCGGAGCGTTGCTGGCCGATCTCGAGGCGCACGGGGGAGAGGTGGTGACGGATGCGCGCATCCGTTCGCTGAGGGAACTGCCGCCGGCGCGGGCGGTGCTGCTCGACGTGACCCCTCGGGCGCTCCTCGGAATGACGGGCGACGTGCTCCCGGCGCGGTACCGGCGGGCGCTCGAGCGCTTCCGCTACGGGGACGCCGCCTCGAAGGTCGACTTCGTGCTCGACGGGCCGGTGCCCTGGGCGAATCCGGAGGTGGCCCGCTCGGGCACCGTGCACCTCGGTGGCAGCGCGGTCGAGATCGACCGGGCAGAGCGGCTGGTGGCCGCGGGCCGCCACCCTGAGCGCCCCTACGTGCTCGTCGCCCAGCCCGGGGTGGTCGACCGTGGGCGGGCCCCGGCGGGCCACGAGGTGCTCTGGGCGTACACGCACGTGCCGCGGGGGTCGCAGCGCGACATGACCGAGGTCGTCACGGCGCGCATCGAGGAGTACGCGCCGGGCTTCCGCGACCGGGTGGTGGCGTCGGCGGCGATCACCGCCAGGGGCTACGAGTCGTACGACGCGAACTACCCGGGCGGCGACATCTCCTCGGGCACGGCGAGCTTCGCCCAGCTGCTTGCGCGGCCGGTGCTCTCGCCCACGCCTTGGCGCACGCCGCTCTCCGGGGTGTACCTCTGTTCATCGAGCACGAGCCCGGGGCCCGGCGTGCACGGCATGGCGGGGTACGGCGCGGCCCGGGCCGCCCTCCGCGACGTGTTCGGGGTGGCCGAGGCGCCCCGGCTCGGGCCTGCGGGGGCACCTCCACCACGATCTACAGGTCGAGCGAATCGCCCGGCTGCAGGTTGA
- a CDS encoding DUF998 domain-containing protein, with product MTSTQWGGLVALIAIAVATLALIALHLLPTGLSPLRDPVSRYGITRFKSGYATAAFGAGIAGIGSLIAVAALPGSLPTVVLLAVFAAARILIPFFPMDAPEASKTTTGRVHDLLAVLAFGGVIAAMFVAAGMLHDAGLTAAGLVATIGGVVGVVGTLLMLVSRRSPRLAWGFGFGERLIYLAFIVWIAVLGTSALTS from the coding sequence ATGACGTCGACGCAGTGGGGTGGGCTCGTCGCGCTGATCGCGATCGCCGTCGCGACCCTCGCCCTGATCGCCCTGCACCTGCTCCCCACCGGGCTGTCGCCGTTGCGCGACCCGGTGAGCCGTTACGGCATCACCCGCTTCAAGTCGGGGTACGCCACCGCCGCATTCGGTGCCGGGATCGCCGGCATCGGCTCCCTCATCGCCGTCGCCGCGCTGCCGGGCTCGCTGCCCACCGTCGTGCTGCTGGCCGTCTTCGCGGCGGCGCGCATCCTCATCCCCTTCTTCCCGATGGACGCGCCGGAGGCGTCGAAGACGACCACGGGGCGGGTGCACGACCTGCTCGCGGTCCTGGCGTTCGGCGGTGTCATCGCCGCCATGTTCGTGGCGGCCGGCATGCTCCACGACGCGGGACTCACGGCCGCCGGACTCGTGGCCACGATCGGCGGCGTCGTCGGGGTCGTGGGCACCCTGCTCATGCTCGTCTCACGCCGGAGCCCGCGCCTGGCCTGGGGCTTCGGCTTCGGCGAGCGGCTCATCTACCTCGCGTTCATCGTGTGGATCGCCGTACTCGGCACATCGGCGCTCACGAGCTGA